In Helianthus annuus cultivar XRQ/B chromosome 8, HanXRQr2.0-SUNRISE, whole genome shotgun sequence, a single genomic region encodes these proteins:
- the LOC110872470 gene encoding V-type proton ATPase subunit G 1, translated as MDASRGHNGIQLLLTAEQEAQQIVNAARNAKLARLKQAKEEAEKEVAEFRAQMEADYQRKLTETSGDSGANVKRIEKETEAKIHHLKTEADRISHDVVDMLLKHVTSVRY; from the exons ATGGATGCGAGTAGGGGACATAATGGAATTCAACTTCTGTTAACCGCAGAGCAAGAAGCTCAGCAAATTGTGAATGCTGCACGCAACG CAAAATTGGCGCGACTTAAACAGGCCAAAGAAGAGGCGGAGAAGGAGGTTGCAGAATTTCGTGCTCAGATGGAAGCCGATTATCAGAGGAAACTTACAGAG ACTAGTGGAGATTCGGGTGCTAATGTGAAACGTATTGAGAAGGAAACCGAGGCGAAGATTCACCATCTAAAGACGGAAGCTGATAGAATTTCACATGATGTCGTTGACATGCTTCTTAAGCATGTCACCTCTGTCAGATATTAA